From the genome of Rhinoderma darwinii isolate aRhiDar2 chromosome 1, aRhiDar2.hap1, whole genome shotgun sequence:
ATACCGGAAATACAGGAGGGAAGTATGTGTCTCCAATATGCCCTCTGCTGGAGATTAGAGCGCTATACAGGATAAATCCCACCTGGACTCCAGATCCAGAATAAAAAAAGACACTTGTTTGGCGCAAGCCTTACAGATAAACAGGAACGTTCATATAATTTGAACAGCTATTTATTTCCGTCGCAAAATGACAACGCGTTTCGGGGTCGCCGGACCCCTTCTAATTAAAGTCACAAAAGAGAGACATATGGTGTATGGAAATGTCAGACAAAcattcaaaatgtaaaaagtgtgcCAGAAATCGCAGTGTTTGGCCAGTACCGCTCCTCTCACAAGGAGAGTGAACTACCACCAAAAAGCAGAGTGCAAAGGTAAAAGATAAAAGCATTTAGTATGATTGTAACATTTCAATTGATAAATTAATAACTACATATATACAATCCATAAAAATGCAATAGATAAGTAAATATTCTCACATACAAAGATAAATATAAAACCATATGGGGATGCATAAATGATATACAACTCTATATGTGAGTTTGTAGGTTTGTTCGATCATCACACAAAGTTGAAATTGTAGCTTGGGCCATGATCTACTTTGGACCCGTCGGTGATCAACCTGTCGATCGCGATCAATGGGTTGATGTCCCCTCGTGTATATACCTTTACTAAATTAGATCCCGTGTTGCCTATCTGCAGGGAAAGTAACTCTGGCCATGCACATTAGATAGCTGTCAGTCGAACGTTCCGTCAACCAACAGCTATTCCGCCCTATTCCCCAATGgtgtaagccgctgccagacacctctttcGGAGGCTTATTTCCCCTGATAAAAGAATTTAGCGTGTCTGGCTCCAACTGCCTGATCGTTCGTTCCCTCAACATCTGCCATTGGGGAAAGTCAGGAGgcccccatacatattagatggtcGAGCGATCCTGTAGAAATCCGCAGGTTCGGCCGacttaatctaatgtgtatggccaccttagagCCCCTCCCCAACGCCACAGATTAGTAGCAGCACCAATCGGTTAACAGAGAAgcaaaaaaattaacattaagGGCTAgttcagagtttttttacgctgtttttgatgcggaaactgcaccaaaaaccgtCTGaattcgcctcccattgatttcaatgggaggcagaggtattTTTTTTGTCGAGAGTGGGGGGGaggcttgcggggaaaaaaagcgacatgctctttctaaccgcggttccgtctctgacctcccattgaaatcaatggggggcagagaaagcgtttttcacagcgtttattCTCGCACCCAATGGCCGCGGCTGAAAAATGTCACAAACgtggcaaagaaagtgcaggcagggcaaaatctacctcaaaattcctgaaggaattttgaggtgaatttttctgcatgcaaaaaaactccatgtgaacagggccttaaaacattaacattgaagggaatgtgtcgcgaatgaaacctttttttttttttttttttttaagtaagttacttatttatattatattttttgaattttttttgctgaatctcacacacccccccccccccccccctcctctcctacaagccaggaaaccacggtcgtgtgcacggccccataggaatgaatggggccgcaattctcctgtggattttgtggggaattgcggccgcaaaagcacgttcgtgtgcatgaggcctactaGTTATTTTGAATAAATTTAAAGCAGATTAACATCAGTCTGTTGACTGATGCAAACCCTGCTGGCATTTTGATCTTTACTCTGCAAGAACAGTCTTTGTGTGATCTTGTTTATTTTGTAATCTGTACAGTAGTGACATCTGATTGTTGAAATTTCACTTGTCAAACTGGTCTTGCTAAACACTCTGCCAGTGCTTGCACATGTGCTTTCTGTTGCTGTCCATGAAATTGTATGACAGCTGTGAAGGTGGTCCCTGTGGACAGGGGATTAACTGGGTTACCTGTGCACACAGAGGGGCGGTCTAGACAGGTGAGCGGGTTTATTGATGGTCTCTGTAGCATTCTCCGATTTCTCTGCTTTAATTACTTTCTATCTAGCCCCtcattattcttttattttttctttccccaGACCCATTTGGGCTTCTTTCGCTGTGTGCGTCACTCCAAGCTTCTTTTTCTCCTGTCATCAGTTTATTCTTTGGGGACATGATGTAACAGAATGAAAAagcaacacatacacacacacacctatagccTAATCTCTATTTCCTCTGACACTGAGTGACTCTCCTTACAGCAAGGTCTAACGTAGCGCAGATCAGTTATTACGCATTTGGTAAGTTTGCCTAGCTTTTGAGATTGGCCTACCCCCATCGTACATGTATGGATACCTTCATTACTTCCTCTTGTGTATGGTAGGTCCACTGTCTTGGTTTCATTATCCTGTTCCTGTGGTGCCCTGGGTAAGATGGCAAGTGCGGGTCCAGCCACTTCTGCATCTGCAGAGAATTCAGGCCCTGGTGGAGCAAGTGGAAGTAGCAATGGCGAGGGGAGCAGTCAGGACAGTACATTTGAGTGCAACATTTGCCTGGACACAGCCAAGGATGCAGTGATTAGCTTGTGTGGCCACCTCTTCTGGTAAGcaacctattattattattattattctaaaaCTTCACAGGATGGAAATCTAAATGTCATATACAGTGTTTGAGTCTTTCCTGCTAATGTCCAATATTTCTTATTTATAAACGGATTGTTGGTCATTACTACTattatataacattttttttcttttatctttttagCTGGCCGTGTTTGCATCAAGTAAgttatatactattatatatttatatattctttGCATGGAATAGCCCAATAATGTAGATGAGAGGATTAAGGCTGGACAGTTTACTAACGTTGGGTATACATATTACATCTAcagtttgtgttacaaaaatgttCTGAGGTTAACTAACATAGTATTGCAAAAGAAGGTATGAGATGTGGAGGGTTTATGTATATGTGGTATAATGCCTTTTTCCAAGTGATCAGATGCCTGCAATTAATTTGGGTTATTAATACTACTCAGCCCTAAGATAAACCTACTCGTTTTAGACCAAATTCTCACAGGGGAGAATTTACCAAAAAAACGCTTTAGAAAAGTGGTGAAATGTTTAATCCTGTTAAAGCGACGTgtgacagatttgaaaaaaaagatgCATCAAAGGGGCATCACTAAACAACTTGCAAAACTTTTTGGTGCAAAATACTGGCatacatgtatagctgccatcaaGTGGCATGGGTGTGTgtagtatgtaaaaaaaatatgccaaatatgttgtgtgggcAGTTTTGATCCGTTTGGTGCAATTTGAGCGAAATTAAACAtcttggtttttgttttttattgtgaaataattttttcagtttttctttCCTCCTGAAAATTGCATAGTGTAGTTTTGACATGTGGCACCACGTAAGTGGTTTTCCTGTAGAAACGGTTCCAGTAATATTTTCTAAAATTGTTGCTTTAAAAAACTTTTCCTGCagtcacactaaggcctcatgcacacaaacgagttttgtgtccgcaattcatccgcaaaaatgcggatgaattgcggacccattcatttctatgggcctgtTTACACGGTCCGTGCGTTGGCTGGGAGTCCGGACACGcggaaaaataggacaagtcattttacgggccgGATTTGCGATCTGGGCTACTTCGTGAATGCACATCTTTTATGTGCACGATCCGGATGGCCAGCGGCCGTCTGTGTTGTAGTCACGGACCGTgcatacggccgtgtgcatgaggccttagggctcatgcacgcgaccattgttttcttcagtgtccaatccgtttttgttttttttgcgcataGCATACTGAACCATTTATTTCTATCTGGCCATACACACAACCGTTTGTCATTTTGCGGATACGTGTGTCcgatccgcaaattatagaacatgtcctatttttgtccatgtTGTCAGTCCGCctcacccattctagtgtatgggtctgcaaaaaaaaaatcaaaaatggcCAGCACATGAAAACCACTAGGATCCGTGTGTTGCGGTCCGCAATAGAAACGGTCCTGTGCATGATGCCTAACAGTATCGTGTAAAGCATGTGTGGCATATCATTGTCACCCCTGTTGGCCCATGTGTAGATCTGgcctttaatgtttttgtttttttcttgtttaaGTGATAATGAATAATGAAGATTCAATGCATGTGTCTTTCTTCTCTTTAGTGGTTAGAAACACGACCTAATCGTCAGGTGTGTCCAGTGTGCAAAGCAGGAATTAGCCGTGATAAAGTAATACCTTTGTATGGAAGAGGAAGCACGGGGCAAGAAGACCCTCGGTGAGCAACGTTTactttatattgtgtttttttttataagatcaTACCttctcttctgttttttttatttgcatgtGAACTAATCTTGTTCAATCATCTTTCCATTAGGGAAAAAACTCCCCCACGGCCCCAAGGGCAGCGACCAGAGCCAGAAAACAGAGGGGTGAGTTAAGGGTGAAGGTTTAAAGGGTTGTACAGTATGTGTCACATGATGAAACCATTGCTTCTAATCTGTAATTCTGTACTGGCTCCTGGGAATTGTTAGTTAACCCATAACGAGCTTCCCTCGAGGAAAACTAATTAACAGTAACAAGATGACAcaggccacacagcgcttcctggCACACATTTTATGGTTCTAAATATCTGATTGGCCATTTCCTAATTTTTACATATCTATTTCATGGTTTTGTATATATTTAAAGTGTAATTaagcttttaaaaaacttttaacatgtcatagtgagacccccaccgatcactaaaacaaagtgacAGAAGCTCTcaagtgagcgctgtgctgcttagtttttaatcggctttcctcggagcggtgtacaggGCTCAATCGAAAGTGTATGAGTCCGTAGAGAGCtagctcggctttccgaggaaagccgatcagaaactcaaTGGCTCAGCTCTCCCTCCAGcggttctgccactttgttttagattGCAGTTTTGATAGGGCCATACCTAAAGAAAAGTGCTGCCCTCACCTCATAGATTGTTACTATAGAAAGCTCCTGAGTTTTTCTCATTCACTTTTGatctcttattaaaaaaaatttatgacaTGATGTGGATGTGAGAGCCTGTGTTGGTGACATGTCATGAgctttttttttgtcttgtttgAAAACATCTGCATCTTTAAATTTGTTGGGTTGGCTTTGCCTATTTGCGCTCAAGGCAGAGGAAGAAGTGTAAATTTGCTTGTAGCGTTTACtgttcatgttttcttttacatttcaGACTCTCTAATTTTTCCCTTTGTTTTTATATGAGAAATCAGATTGTGCTGCTATGTTTTTATTCAGTAGATTACTACAGGATCCTTTACAACCGGACTTTACTACATAATAGTATACATGGGCGAATGATCAGACGGACATGTGTTCATACGAATGCTCATTCCCggtcattgacctgtgtaaacagggcagcgattagACCATGAACGACCTGATTGAatcttttatgcagccaaaaaaatggtcgctagtcaacagcacatctccctgtgctcaTTCGTCAACTGATCGTATCTTTTATGCTGCCATAAAAGTGGTCATATATTCAGCATCACattacaggggatgtgctgctgtcattatatacctaatGTAGCcatgatcattgctccttgtaaatggagcaaacgagcaccaatcgACATGTCCTTATCACACTTGATATCGGCAGGGACCTGCTCATGGAAAAGGACCCCTTAGTCCATCTATTTTTTAGCATAAAataccatacatactatataaACGAGAGAgtcccctcctatttggctattatagccacattagcatatttagaaaaatgctcataactttacaaataatatgtttttaaaaaaaaaatcacactgtagttatccgcatcatagcgcctattagagtaGTTAGGATATAGtgcattaataaactggtgacagaggctctttaagaggcgtgcgcctcttaataaattagcgaCATCTTATTCCTGTGGGCTTCAGACTGAGACtcgcgtatgaaacgccagtctttgtaaatctgccccatatttCTTTACATTCTTGGTTATGCTCTTAGTTTGCTGCTGGCACTAAACTATCATTGTTTATAATCTTACAAGCTCCTTGACAGATCCTCATTTGTTTTATTAATATCACTCTGCTTTATTTTTACCCCCAGGGTTTCCAAGGGTTTGGTTTTGGAGATGGAGGCTTTCAGATGTCCTTTGGCATTGGAGCATTTCCCTTTGGAATGTTTGCTacagcatttaacatcaatgatGGTCGTCCTCCACCAGGTGATCTTCATATTTTTTCAGCAGCAGTATAATGCATTTTAATAGTCATCTTTAAAGTCCAGAGGATAATTTTAGACCTCTCTATCCATTGCATGGcagcccatcggcaccccgcgatcgcacCAATGGGTTTACAGagtgagccccctccctctgtaaaccacttagatACCATGGTCTCTtcggcatctgaagggttaagcaGCCGAGATGGGAGGTTCCTCCCATCCCAGTCATTCGAGCAAAAGCACCCGGCGTAAAATGACGCCCTAGCCTAAGGTCCCGTAGTGACCgctgtaaaaaggcgtattggtggtcactaaattgttataatccagagctgcatttacagttCTGCTGGGTGTTGTTGGAGTTGACAAGGTTATTGACAGAAACACCCCTAATGGCTTAGCGGAGCTCCTAGAAGTGGGATAGTTTTTCTTACATCATATTACTGTATAGTGCCTCGTATAGATAATGCACATCCCAAAATGCAAATCACTAGaacaagctctgtgcagacattgaTCCAACAAGGAATACTGAGAGATAGAATCTCAAAAGCCTACAGAAAGGTGAATGCCCGACCCTGCAGTATTTACgttcagtaaatactgcacggacgggcCGCGGAGTGTCGCCCACGTTTGCGGAACAtactcacagtaataagtataggagcacagtctgtgaatgtgaaaaataggacatgtcctatttttttgcaacTAATTTCTACAGCCCGGAGACACACCCAgaaacatacgggaaggtgtctgtggccgatagaaatgaatgtcagcattttatccgtaattgcggataaaaactacggtcatgtgcatggggcctaactcggtATAATACAAGATACATAATGcagtgtattaaagaggctctgtcaccacattataagtggcctatcttgtacataatgtgatcggcgctgtaatgtagattacagcagtgtttttttatttagagttctgacctatattagctttatgctaatgattttcttaatggacaactgggcgtggtttactttttgaccaagtgggcgttgtgaagagaagtttatgacgctgaccaatcagtgaccaatcagtgtcatacacttctctccattcatttacacagcacatagtaatcttaactagatcactatgta
Proteins encoded in this window:
- the RNF185 gene encoding E3 ubiquitin-protein ligase RNF185, producing MASAGPATSASAENSGPGGASGSSNGEGSSQDSTFECNICLDTAKDAVISLCGHLFCWPCLHQWLETRPNRQVCPVCKAGISRDKVIPLYGRGSTGQEDPREKTPPRPQGQRPEPENRGGFQGFGFGDGGFQMSFGIGAFPFGMFATAFNINDGRPPPAVPGTPQYVDEQFLSRLFLFVALVIMFWLLIA